From the genome of Mugil cephalus isolate CIBA_MC_2020 chromosome 2, CIBA_Mcephalus_1.1, whole genome shotgun sequence, one region includes:
- the LOC125003682 gene encoding adhesion G protein-coupled receptor L1-like isoform X1, with the protein MAVSLWFVGVCVLTLAHVAPSGQAMSRAAMPFGLLRRELACEGYPIELRCPGSDVVMVETANYGRTDDKICDADPFQMENTQCYLPDALKIMSQRCNNRTQCVVVAGVDVFPDPCPGTYKYLEIQYECVPYKVDQKVFVCPGSLLSIQPASSLLEAEHQSGAWCKDPLQAGDRLYVMPWTPYRTEVLYEYASWDDYRQNRVTTTYKLPSRVDGTGFVVYDGAVFYNKERTRNLVKYDLRTRIKSGEAVVVNANYHDTSPYRWGGKSDIDLAVDENGLWVIYSTEANNGRIVVSQVNPYTLRFEGTWATGFDKRGASNAFMACGVLYAVRSVFQDDEGQADGRAGSNMVVYAYDTSRGQELPVQIPFPNPYQYISSIDYNPRDNQLYVWNNYYVLRYPLQFTPPPPTKGPLSSLMTTVRSYTATVALTPVRPSASHPIGVINRGPFDQRPITAMVPLTPRPPLRVPLAPGGPGQVGGCEGRVARGVQWPPTLKGETVERPCPKGSLGIASYQCMSSPVGWNSRGPDLSNCTSPWVSQIAQKIKSGENAANIAGELVNLTRGRIYAGDVSMSVRLIEQLLDILDSQLQALRPANKESAARNYNKLQKRERTCKAYVQAVVQTVDNLLGPEALVSWADMSNVDQSRSASLLLDAVEKGAFLLANNLYEGRFSDRAPNIDLEVYVLNTEADIQDLTFPHSYDSDSILQISAQALQQYSNNGQVKLVLTLYKNLGSFLTTQNSTLRLGLGLSQGSEARRRSLVVNSHVISASVHRGSNRVYLTEPVIFTLRHLQMENHFGPNCSFWNASGVLGSGRWSTQGCRLLHTNNSHTTCACNHLSSYAVLMTYQQPAHGVGVEELLVYVVSWVGISVALVCLATCLTTLCCQGAPWHTDHSTIHCNLWANLLVTELLFLIGANKTQYTVVCSITAGLLHFSLLSVFCWLCLEGVELYLLQREVFEGRNSRRKYFYLCGYSVPGLVVAVSAAIDFRGYGSKAACWLRTDNYFIWSFLGPVAVIITLNLVVLVMTLHKMHSTAALKPDSSRHDNLRAWAVGSLTLLFLQSVTWSSGLMFLSSPSLLLAYLFSSLNTAQGLLITILHCTLARKGQKDYGRCLRLSQCCATSSSSSPDSVKGAALRSNSRYTSSQSRRATANRQSRIRRMWNDTVRRQTESSFIAADVNNTPTLNRAALGNHFLTNQVLQTHAGASPYDTMLGQGYNQPFTSTVGTFRNKQKGVVSQSQESCGLDSVCLNGGYTPNTFTLHGLGTTPGSRAGVVGSTDLLREGGIGGDDISPGLLTPHGASDLGSGGGIRRNLSDAAALEKMIISELVQSNLRPSVPMPVPPERYGSLARPHPHDRAALTHTATLTRHAPPPQEGWAATMQPNTRHNAQEGWAHPRHHTPDAETHSATRAQDHNTTPRLQDGWSHARVSGDSESRDLLKDGDRSQLQGTLGRRGLQDRQQARPPDIQARPYSTLSRTPGTLSRHRSTVETSGGTDRDRERDRDRYRDRPLPPPPPPPPLESEPLYKALEEPLLMKQREANVETWRGGPDKEKDETFLLKRDAMLDDWRPDRGREEPFASQKRDGEMDEWRGGIERGREESHMLEKRDGRMEVWRGPETEQEETFITQKKDFGMDGWRGGGMDREKDESLFLKDRDGWRAGIERENEKQKDRALDVWRGGMDIEREESFLFDSKDGGLDGRKRGKDRGSLRYHGEREDSDSFSLPLTPDLDLDPDSSPIYARDSNPSPLYPGERRSPPLSIFPRSSPPTNIFAPRETNSPPNNLYSRHSPQVYSRSSSPPRFYTRTSPPTLSYPDSSPEGPEEVSPTGQPQRPALELPYSLGRPPLGPRPNHLQTFYQPPPLATNGEAGYTAEPTSEGEDGQMQRVTSL; encoded by the exons TTTTCGTGTGTCCTGGTTCACTGCTCAGCATCCAACCAGCATCTTCGCTCCTGGAGGCGGAGCATCAGTCAGGGGCCTGGTGTAAGGACCCCCTACAAGCTGGTGACAGGCTGTACGTCATGCCCTGGACACCGTATAGAACAGAGGTGCTGTATGAGTATGCCTCTTGGGATGACTACCGGCAAAACCGAGTCACCACTACCTATAA GTTGCCCAGCCGTGTGGATGGTACCGGCTTTGTGGTGTATGATGGTGCTGTGTTTTATAATAAGGAACGAACGCGCAACCTGGTCAAGTATGACCTGCGGACACGCATCAAGAGCGGCGAGGCGGTGGTGGTCAATGCCAACTACCATGACACCTCGCCTTACCGCTGGGGAGGGAAGTCAGACATCGATCTGGCAGTGGACGAGAACGGCCTTTGGGTTATCTACTCTACTGAAGCCAATAATGGACGCATAGTGGTTAGCCAG gtgaaCCCATACACTCTGCGCTTTGAGGGCACATGGGCGACCGGCTTCGACAAGCGTGGGGCGAGCAATGCCTTCATGGCCTGTGGCGTGCTTTACGCAGTACGCTCCGTCTTCCAGGACGACGAGGGGCAAGCTGATGGCCGAGCTGGCAGCAACATGGTGGTTTATGCCTATGACACCAGCCGTGGACAGGAGCTGCCTGTCCAGATACCCTTCCCCAACCCTTATCAGTACATCTCCTCCATAGATTACAACCCTAGGGACAACCAGCTCTATGTGTGGAACAATTACTATGTGCTGAGATACCCTCTACAGTTCACGCCACCCCCTCCTACTAAAG gtcccctctcctctctgatgACGACCGTTCGCTCTTACACAGCTACGGTCGCTCTGACCCCAGTGCGGCCGTCAGCCTCACACCCTATCGGTGTCATCAACAGAGGGCCCTTTGACCAGCGGCCGATCACAGCCATGGTGCCTCTGACCCCACGCCCTCCTCTCCGTGTGCCCTTGGCCCCTGGGGGGCCCGGTCAGGTGGGCGGATGCGAGGGCCGGGTGGCACGAGGGGTTCAGTGGCCCCCGACCCTGAAGGGCGAGACCGTTGAGAGGCCTTGCCCGAAAGGGTCTCTGG gtATAGCCTCCTATCAGTGCATGTCATCTCCAGTGGGCTGGAACTCCAGAGGGCCTGACCTTTCCAACTGCACCTCTCCCTGGGTCAGCCAAATTGCACAGAAG ATTAAGAGTGGAGAGAACGCGGCCAACATCGCTGGGGAGCTGGTCAACCTGACGCGGGGGCGGATCTATGCCGGTGACGTCAGCATGTCCGTCAGGCTAATTGAACAACTGCTGGACATACTGGACTCTCAGCTCCAGGCCTTGAGACCGGCCAATAAAGAGTCAGCAGCGCGCAATTACAACAAG ctGCAGAAGAGAGAGCGCACATGCAAAGCATATGTTCAG GCGGTTGTTCAGACAGTTGACAACCTCCTGGGTCCTGAAGCTCTGGTGTCCTGGGCTGATATGAGCAATGTTGACCAGTCACGCTCTGCATCGCTGCTGCTAGACGCTGTGGAAAAAGGGGCGTTCCTACTGGCTAACAATCTATACGAAGGCCGCTTCAGTGACAGGGCACCAAATATTG ATCTGGAGGTGTATGTACTAAATACAGAGGCAGATATACAGGACTTGACGTTCCCTCACTCCTATGACAGCGACAGCATCCTTCAGATATCTGCACAGGCCCTGCAACAGTACAGCAACAATG GCCAGGTGAAGCTGGTCCTGACCCTCTATAAGAACTTGGGCTCCTTCCTGACCACTCAGAACTCAACACTGCGACTGGGGCTTGGGCTGAGCCAGGGCTCAGAGGCCAGACGCAGGAGCCTGGTGGTCAACTCTCATGTCATCTCGGCCTCTGTGCACAGAGGATCCAACAGAGTTTACCTCACTGAGCCAGTGATCTTCACTCTCAGGCACCTGCAG atGGAGAACCACTTTGGACCCAATTGTTCCTTCTGGAATGCATCAGGGGTTTTAGGCAGTGGAAGGTGGTCCACACAAGGCTGCCGCCtattacacacaaacaactcGCACACTACTTGCGCCTGCAACCATCTGTCCAGCTATGCTGTCCTCATGACATACCAGCAACCTGCT CACGGCGTTGGAGTAGAAGAGCTCCTGGTATATGTGGTTTCATGGGTCGGCATCTCTGTAGCACTGGTGTGTTTGGCCACCTGCCTTACCACCCTGTGCTGCCAGGGGGCACCGTGGCACACTGATCACAGCACCATTCACTGCAACCTGTGGGCAAACCTGCTCGTCACTGAACTTCTCTTCCTTATTGGTGCCAACAAGACGCAATACACT gtTGTGTGCTCTATCACTGCTGGCCTGCTGCACTTTTCGCTGCTCTCCGTGTTTTGCTGGTTGTGTCTGGAGGGGGTGGAACTGTACCTGCTGCAGAGAGAGGTGTTTGAGGGACGCAACTCCAGGAGGAAGTACTTCTACCTGTGTGGCTACTCTGTTCCAGGACTAGTGGTGGCTGTGTCCGCAGCCATCGACTTCAGAGGCTACGGTTCAAAAGCTGC ATGTTGGCTACGCACAGACAACTACTTCATCTGGAGTTTCCTTGGGCCCGTAGCTGTCATCATTACG TTGAACCTGGTGGTTTTGGTGATGACCTTACATAAGATGCACAGCACTGCCGCTTTGAAGCCAGACTCCAGTCGTCATGACAACCTGAG GGCGTGGGCGGTGGGCTCCCTGACGCTGCTCTTCCTGCAGAGCGTCACCTGGTCTTCAGGCCTGATGTTCCtgtcctctccatctctcctcctgGCTtacctcttctcctccctcaaCACCGCACAGGGCCTCCTTATCACCATACTGCACTGCACTCTCGCCAGGAAG GGTCAGAAAGATTATGGCCGTTGCCTACGTCTCTCGCAGTGCTGCGCGACTTCCTCGTCCAGCTCCCCGGACTCGGTGAAGGGCGCCGCACTTCGATCCAACAGCCGCTACACCAGCAGCCAGAGTCGCAGAGCCACTGCCAACAGACAG AGTCGCATCAGAAGGATGTGGAATGACACTGTTCGCAGACAGACGGAATCATCTTTCATTGCCGCAGATGTTAACAACACTCCTACTCTCAACCGAG CTGCTTTGGGGAACCATTTCCTCACTAACCAAGTGTTACAGACACATGCTGGAGCGTCTCCTTATGACACAATGCTGGGCCAGGGATACAATCAACCCTTCACCTCCACAG TAGGAACCTTCAGAAACAAGCAGA AGGGCGTAGTGTCGCAGAGCCAGGAGTCCTGTGGGTTGGACAGTGTGTGTCTCAACGGGGGCTACACCCCCAACACCTTCACTCTGCACGGTCTGGGGACAACTCCCGGGTCCCGTGCTGGAGTCGTGGGCAGCACTGACCTtctgagggagggaggaataGGAGGGGATGATATCTCCCCAGGCCTTCTCACACCGCATGGAGCCTCAGACTTGGGCAGCGGTGGTGGGATTCGTCGAAATCTGTCCGACGCAGCAGCGCTGGAGAAGATGATCATCTCAGAGCTGGTGCAGAGCAACTTGAGGCCCTCGGTTCCCATGCCCGTTCCTCCTGAGCGCTACGGGAGTTTGGCAAGGCCGCACCCCCACGACAGGGCCGCTCTCACCCACACTGCCACTTTAACTCGACATGCGCCGCCACCCCAAGAGGGCTGGGCCGCCACCATGCAGCCAAACACGCGGCACAACGCACAAGAAGGCTGGGCGCATCCGAGGCACCACACACCCGATGCTGAGACACACTCCGCGACGAGGGCACAAGATCATAACACAACGCCACGCTTACAAGATGGATGGTCACACGCACGAGTGTCCGGAGACTCTGAGTCCCGTGACCTGCTGAAAGACGGAGACCGGTCCCAGCTGCAGGGCACTCTCGGCCGCCGTGGGCTCCAGGACAGACAGCAGGCTCGCCCCCCTGATATTCAAGCTCGCCCCTACTCCACCCTCAGCCGCACACCTGGCACGCTGTCCCGCCACCGCAGCACAGTGGAGACGAGTGGTGGgacggacagagacagggagagagaccGGGATCGCTACCGGGACAGGCCactccctccccccccaccccctcccccgcTTGAGTCTGAGCCCTTGTACAAGGCCCTGGAGGAGCCGCTGCTGATGAAACAGAGGGAGGCAAATGTGGAGACATGGAGAGGTGGCCCGGACAAAGAAAAGGATGAGACCTTCCTCTTAAAACGAGATGCGATGCTGGATGACTGGAGGCCTGACAGGGGGAGAGAGGAACCTTTTGCCTCTcagaagagagatggagagatggacGAATGGAGAGGCGGcatagagagagggagggaggaatcCCATATGCTGGAGAAGAGAGATGGAAGGATGGAGGTGTGGCGAGGGCCTGAGACAGAGCAGGAAGAGACTTTTATAACTCAAAAGAAAGATTTTGGAATGGACGGATGGAGAGGCGGGGGgatggacagagagaaagatgaatctttgtttttaaaggacagAGACGGCTGGAGAGCAGGGATCGAACGGGAGAATGAGAAACAGAAGGATAGAGCCCTGGACGTGTGGAGAGGAGGGATGgatatagagagagaagaatCCTTCCTGTTTGACAGCAAAGACGGAGGGTTGGACGGGAGGAAACGAGGGAAAGATAGAGGGTCTCTTCGGTATCACGGCGAGCGAGAAGATTCCGACAGCTTCTCTCTTCCTTTGACCCCTGATCTCGACCTTGACCCTGACTCCTCACCTATCTACGCCCGAGACTCAAACCCTTCCCCGCTCTACCCAGGAGAGCGTCGCTCGCCACCCCTCAGCATCTTCCCCAGAAGCTCTCCGCCGACGAATATCTTCGCTCCGCGAGAGACTAACTCACCTCCCAACAACCTGTACTCCCGCCACTCCCCACAGGTGTACAGCCGCAGCAGCTCCCCGCCTCGCTTCTACACCCGCACCTCCCCGCCGACCCTCTCGTACCCAGACAGCAGCCCGGAAGGTCCAGAAGAAGTGAGTCCCACCGGTCAGCCCCAGAGGCCCGCCCTGGAACTGCCCTACAGCCTGGGACGACCCCCGCTGGGCCCGCGGCCCAATCACTTGCAGACCTTCTACCAGCCACCACCACTGGCAACCAACGGAGAAGCAGGGTACACAGCAGAGCCCACCTCTGAGGGAGAAGACGGACAGATGCAGCGGGTGACGAGCCTGTGA
- the LOC125003682 gene encoding adhesion G protein-coupled receptor L1-like isoform X2 — protein sequence MAVSLWFVGVCVLTLAHVAPSGQAMSRAAMPFGLLRRELACEGYPIELRCPGSDVVMVETANYGRTDDKICDADPFQMENTQCYLPDALKIMSQRCNNRTQCVVVAGVDVFPDPCPGTYKYLEIQYECVPYKVDQKVFVCPGSLLSIQPASSLLEAEHQSGAWCKDPLQAGDRLYVMPWTPYRTEVLYEYASWDDYRQNRVTTTYKLPSRVDGTGFVVYDGAVFYNKERTRNLVKYDLRTRIKSGEAVVVNANYHDTSPYRWGGKSDIDLAVDENGLWVIYSTEANNGRIVVSQVNPYTLRFEGTWATGFDKRGASNAFMACGVLYAVRSVFQDDEGQADGRAGSNMVVYAYDTSRGQELPVQIPFPNPYQYISSIDYNPRDNQLYVWNNYYVLRYPLQFTPPPPTKGPLSSLMTTVRSYTATVALTPVRPSASHPIGVINRGPFDQRPITAMVPLTPRPPLRVPLAPGGPGQVGGCEGRVARGVQWPPTLKGETVERPCPKGSLGIASYQCMSSPVGWNSRGPDLSNCTSPWVSQIAQKIKSGENAANIAGELVNLTRGRIYAGDVSMSVRLIEQLLDILDSQLQALRPANKESAARNYNKLQKRERTCKAYVQAVVQTVDNLLGPEALVSWADMSNVDQSRSASLLLDAVEKGAFLLANNLYEGRFSDRAPNIDLEVYVLNTEADIQDLTFPHSYDSDSILQISAQALQQYSNNGQVKLVLTLYKNLGSFLTTQNSTLRLGLGLSQGSEARRRSLVVNSHVISASVHRGSNRVYLTEPVIFTLRHLQMENHFGPNCSFWNASGVLGSGRWSTQGCRLLHTNNSHTTCACNHLSSYAVLMTYQQPAHGVGVEELLVYVVSWVGISVALVCLATCLTTLCCQGAPWHTDHSTIHCNLWANLLVTELLFLIGANKTQYTVVCSITAGLLHFSLLSVFCWLCLEGVELYLLQREVFEGRNSRRKYFYLCGYSVPGLVVAVSAAIDFRGYGSKAACWLRTDNYFIWSFLGPVAVIITLNLVVLVMTLHKMHSTAALKPDSSRHDNLRAWAVGSLTLLFLQSVTWSSGLMFLSSPSLLLAYLFSSLNTAQGLLITILHCTLARKGQKDYGRCLRLSQCCATSSSSSPDSVKGAALRSNSRYTSSQSRRATANRQSRIRRMWNDTVRRQTESSFIAADVNNTPTLNRAALGNHFLTNQVLQTHAGASPYDTMLGQGYNQPFTSTGTFRNKQKGVVSQSQESCGLDSVCLNGGYTPNTFTLHGLGTTPGSRAGVVGSTDLLREGGIGGDDISPGLLTPHGASDLGSGGGIRRNLSDAAALEKMIISELVQSNLRPSVPMPVPPERYGSLARPHPHDRAALTHTATLTRHAPPPQEGWAATMQPNTRHNAQEGWAHPRHHTPDAETHSATRAQDHNTTPRLQDGWSHARVSGDSESRDLLKDGDRSQLQGTLGRRGLQDRQQARPPDIQARPYSTLSRTPGTLSRHRSTVETSGGTDRDRERDRDRYRDRPLPPPPPPPPLESEPLYKALEEPLLMKQREANVETWRGGPDKEKDETFLLKRDAMLDDWRPDRGREEPFASQKRDGEMDEWRGGIERGREESHMLEKRDGRMEVWRGPETEQEETFITQKKDFGMDGWRGGGMDREKDESLFLKDRDGWRAGIERENEKQKDRALDVWRGGMDIEREESFLFDSKDGGLDGRKRGKDRGSLRYHGEREDSDSFSLPLTPDLDLDPDSSPIYARDSNPSPLYPGERRSPPLSIFPRSSPPTNIFAPRETNSPPNNLYSRHSPQVYSRSSSPPRFYTRTSPPTLSYPDSSPEGPEEVSPTGQPQRPALELPYSLGRPPLGPRPNHLQTFYQPPPLATNGEAGYTAEPTSEGEDGQMQRVTSL from the exons TTTTCGTGTGTCCTGGTTCACTGCTCAGCATCCAACCAGCATCTTCGCTCCTGGAGGCGGAGCATCAGTCAGGGGCCTGGTGTAAGGACCCCCTACAAGCTGGTGACAGGCTGTACGTCATGCCCTGGACACCGTATAGAACAGAGGTGCTGTATGAGTATGCCTCTTGGGATGACTACCGGCAAAACCGAGTCACCACTACCTATAA GTTGCCCAGCCGTGTGGATGGTACCGGCTTTGTGGTGTATGATGGTGCTGTGTTTTATAATAAGGAACGAACGCGCAACCTGGTCAAGTATGACCTGCGGACACGCATCAAGAGCGGCGAGGCGGTGGTGGTCAATGCCAACTACCATGACACCTCGCCTTACCGCTGGGGAGGGAAGTCAGACATCGATCTGGCAGTGGACGAGAACGGCCTTTGGGTTATCTACTCTACTGAAGCCAATAATGGACGCATAGTGGTTAGCCAG gtgaaCCCATACACTCTGCGCTTTGAGGGCACATGGGCGACCGGCTTCGACAAGCGTGGGGCGAGCAATGCCTTCATGGCCTGTGGCGTGCTTTACGCAGTACGCTCCGTCTTCCAGGACGACGAGGGGCAAGCTGATGGCCGAGCTGGCAGCAACATGGTGGTTTATGCCTATGACACCAGCCGTGGACAGGAGCTGCCTGTCCAGATACCCTTCCCCAACCCTTATCAGTACATCTCCTCCATAGATTACAACCCTAGGGACAACCAGCTCTATGTGTGGAACAATTACTATGTGCTGAGATACCCTCTACAGTTCACGCCACCCCCTCCTACTAAAG gtcccctctcctctctgatgACGACCGTTCGCTCTTACACAGCTACGGTCGCTCTGACCCCAGTGCGGCCGTCAGCCTCACACCCTATCGGTGTCATCAACAGAGGGCCCTTTGACCAGCGGCCGATCACAGCCATGGTGCCTCTGACCCCACGCCCTCCTCTCCGTGTGCCCTTGGCCCCTGGGGGGCCCGGTCAGGTGGGCGGATGCGAGGGCCGGGTGGCACGAGGGGTTCAGTGGCCCCCGACCCTGAAGGGCGAGACCGTTGAGAGGCCTTGCCCGAAAGGGTCTCTGG gtATAGCCTCCTATCAGTGCATGTCATCTCCAGTGGGCTGGAACTCCAGAGGGCCTGACCTTTCCAACTGCACCTCTCCCTGGGTCAGCCAAATTGCACAGAAG ATTAAGAGTGGAGAGAACGCGGCCAACATCGCTGGGGAGCTGGTCAACCTGACGCGGGGGCGGATCTATGCCGGTGACGTCAGCATGTCCGTCAGGCTAATTGAACAACTGCTGGACATACTGGACTCTCAGCTCCAGGCCTTGAGACCGGCCAATAAAGAGTCAGCAGCGCGCAATTACAACAAG ctGCAGAAGAGAGAGCGCACATGCAAAGCATATGTTCAG GCGGTTGTTCAGACAGTTGACAACCTCCTGGGTCCTGAAGCTCTGGTGTCCTGGGCTGATATGAGCAATGTTGACCAGTCACGCTCTGCATCGCTGCTGCTAGACGCTGTGGAAAAAGGGGCGTTCCTACTGGCTAACAATCTATACGAAGGCCGCTTCAGTGACAGGGCACCAAATATTG ATCTGGAGGTGTATGTACTAAATACAGAGGCAGATATACAGGACTTGACGTTCCCTCACTCCTATGACAGCGACAGCATCCTTCAGATATCTGCACAGGCCCTGCAACAGTACAGCAACAATG GCCAGGTGAAGCTGGTCCTGACCCTCTATAAGAACTTGGGCTCCTTCCTGACCACTCAGAACTCAACACTGCGACTGGGGCTTGGGCTGAGCCAGGGCTCAGAGGCCAGACGCAGGAGCCTGGTGGTCAACTCTCATGTCATCTCGGCCTCTGTGCACAGAGGATCCAACAGAGTTTACCTCACTGAGCCAGTGATCTTCACTCTCAGGCACCTGCAG atGGAGAACCACTTTGGACCCAATTGTTCCTTCTGGAATGCATCAGGGGTTTTAGGCAGTGGAAGGTGGTCCACACAAGGCTGCCGCCtattacacacaaacaactcGCACACTACTTGCGCCTGCAACCATCTGTCCAGCTATGCTGTCCTCATGACATACCAGCAACCTGCT CACGGCGTTGGAGTAGAAGAGCTCCTGGTATATGTGGTTTCATGGGTCGGCATCTCTGTAGCACTGGTGTGTTTGGCCACCTGCCTTACCACCCTGTGCTGCCAGGGGGCACCGTGGCACACTGATCACAGCACCATTCACTGCAACCTGTGGGCAAACCTGCTCGTCACTGAACTTCTCTTCCTTATTGGTGCCAACAAGACGCAATACACT gtTGTGTGCTCTATCACTGCTGGCCTGCTGCACTTTTCGCTGCTCTCCGTGTTTTGCTGGTTGTGTCTGGAGGGGGTGGAACTGTACCTGCTGCAGAGAGAGGTGTTTGAGGGACGCAACTCCAGGAGGAAGTACTTCTACCTGTGTGGCTACTCTGTTCCAGGACTAGTGGTGGCTGTGTCCGCAGCCATCGACTTCAGAGGCTACGGTTCAAAAGCTGC ATGTTGGCTACGCACAGACAACTACTTCATCTGGAGTTTCCTTGGGCCCGTAGCTGTCATCATTACG TTGAACCTGGTGGTTTTGGTGATGACCTTACATAAGATGCACAGCACTGCCGCTTTGAAGCCAGACTCCAGTCGTCATGACAACCTGAG GGCGTGGGCGGTGGGCTCCCTGACGCTGCTCTTCCTGCAGAGCGTCACCTGGTCTTCAGGCCTGATGTTCCtgtcctctccatctctcctcctgGCTtacctcttctcctccctcaaCACCGCACAGGGCCTCCTTATCACCATACTGCACTGCACTCTCGCCAGGAAG GGTCAGAAAGATTATGGCCGTTGCCTACGTCTCTCGCAGTGCTGCGCGACTTCCTCGTCCAGCTCCCCGGACTCGGTGAAGGGCGCCGCACTTCGATCCAACAGCCGCTACACCAGCAGCCAGAGTCGCAGAGCCACTGCCAACAGACAG AGTCGCATCAGAAGGATGTGGAATGACACTGTTCGCAGACAGACGGAATCATCTTTCATTGCCGCAGATGTTAACAACACTCCTACTCTCAACCGAG CTGCTTTGGGGAACCATTTCCTCACTAACCAAGTGTTACAGACACATGCTGGAGCGTCTCCTTATGACACAATGCTGGGCCAGGGATACAATCAACCCTTCACCTCCACAG GAACCTTCAGAAACAAGCAGA AGGGCGTAGTGTCGCAGAGCCAGGAGTCCTGTGGGTTGGACAGTGTGTGTCTCAACGGGGGCTACACCCCCAACACCTTCACTCTGCACGGTCTGGGGACAACTCCCGGGTCCCGTGCTGGAGTCGTGGGCAGCACTGACCTtctgagggagggaggaataGGAGGGGATGATATCTCCCCAGGCCTTCTCACACCGCATGGAGCCTCAGACTTGGGCAGCGGTGGTGGGATTCGTCGAAATCTGTCCGACGCAGCAGCGCTGGAGAAGATGATCATCTCAGAGCTGGTGCAGAGCAACTTGAGGCCCTCGGTTCCCATGCCCGTTCCTCCTGAGCGCTACGGGAGTTTGGCAAGGCCGCACCCCCACGACAGGGCCGCTCTCACCCACACTGCCACTTTAACTCGACATGCGCCGCCACCCCAAGAGGGCTGGGCCGCCACCATGCAGCCAAACACGCGGCACAACGCACAAGAAGGCTGGGCGCATCCGAGGCACCACACACCCGATGCTGAGACACACTCCGCGACGAGGGCACAAGATCATAACACAACGCCACGCTTACAAGATGGATGGTCACACGCACGAGTGTCCGGAGACTCTGAGTCCCGTGACCTGCTGAAAGACGGAGACCGGTCCCAGCTGCAGGGCACTCTCGGCCGCCGTGGGCTCCAGGACAGACAGCAGGCTCGCCCCCCTGATATTCAAGCTCGCCCCTACTCCACCCTCAGCCGCACACCTGGCACGCTGTCCCGCCACCGCAGCACAGTGGAGACGAGTGGTGGgacggacagagacagggagagagaccGGGATCGCTACCGGGACAGGCCactccctccccccccaccccctcccccgcTTGAGTCTGAGCCCTTGTACAAGGCCCTGGAGGAGCCGCTGCTGATGAAACAGAGGGAGGCAAATGTGGAGACATGGAGAGGTGGCCCGGACAAAGAAAAGGATGAGACCTTCCTCTTAAAACGAGATGCGATGCTGGATGACTGGAGGCCTGACAGGGGGAGAGAGGAACCTTTTGCCTCTcagaagagagatggagagatggacGAATGGAGAGGCGGcatagagagagggagggaggaatcCCATATGCTGGAGAAGAGAGATGGAAGGATGGAGGTGTGGCGAGGGCCTGAGACAGAGCAGGAAGAGACTTTTATAACTCAAAAGAAAGATTTTGGAATGGACGGATGGAGAGGCGGGGGgatggacagagagaaagatgaatctttgtttttaaaggacagAGACGGCTGGAGAGCAGGGATCGAACGGGAGAATGAGAAACAGAAGGATAGAGCCCTGGACGTGTGGAGAGGAGGGATGgatatagagagagaagaatCCTTCCTGTTTGACAGCAAAGACGGAGGGTTGGACGGGAGGAAACGAGGGAAAGATAGAGGGTCTCTTCGGTATCACGGCGAGCGAGAAGATTCCGACAGCTTCTCTCTTCCTTTGACCCCTGATCTCGACCTTGACCCTGACTCCTCACCTATCTACGCCCGAGACTCAAACCCTTCCCCGCTCTACCCAGGAGAGCGTCGCTCGCCACCCCTCAGCATCTTCCCCAGAAGCTCTCCGCCGACGAATATCTTCGCTCCGCGAGAGACTAACTCACCTCCCAACAACCTGTACTCCCGCCACTCCCCACAGGTGTACAGCCGCAGCAGCTCCCCGCCTCGCTTCTACACCCGCACCTCCCCGCCGACCCTCTCGTACCCAGACAGCAGCCCGGAAGGTCCAGAAGAAGTGAGTCCCACCGGTCAGCCCCAGAGGCCCGCCCTGGAACTGCCCTACAGCCTGGGACGACCCCCGCTGGGCCCGCGGCCCAATCACTTGCAGACCTTCTACCAGCCACCACCACTGGCAACCAACGGAGAAGCAGGGTACACAGCAGAGCCCACCTCTGAGGGAGAAGACGGACAGATGCAGCGGGTGACGAGCCTGTGA